The Raphanus sativus cultivar WK10039 chromosome 6, ASM80110v3, whole genome shotgun sequence sequence TTCCCGGATTTGCTCGGCCTTTTGCTTTCAACGCAAAGGTTTTGCTAAAGTTCGTATAATCCTCCCTCACCAgccctttctttctttcatgtTAATGTGTCTAGAAAGCTCTTAAGAGACCTTTATGGTTATGTAGACTTGGGCGTAGCCTAGAAGCGAAAGATGCGGCTAGAGGTGCTCTGAAATCTTCATGGTGGACCTTAGGATGTAGATATGAGGTATAAAGAACTCTTGAATGTCGTTAAATCATTTCGGTAAttgaaaagagaagagaagagaagaaagtgttgAATATATGAAATGGTTCACAGGAAATTGCTCGAATAGCAGAGTTGGGAGAAGAGCAAATTGTGCAGTACAAAGAGAAAGTTACAGGAGAAGGACGACAACGGGATATATCTAGGGGAAAGCCAAGGGCCCAGGTTTGTTCTTTACCTTGTATTCATATTCAGATGCTcatgcttttttttctttctggaTACAAGGGATTGAAATAATAATTGTCAGGCGTCTTACGACGAGGCTGGGTTGTTATTGGACCTAGCGTCACTTGAAGGGACATGGGACGAGTCACTGGAACGGGTTGCTCAGTGCTACAAAGATGCTGGACTAAACGACATGGCCAACTTTGTTCTCTACAGAGACTGAGATATCTCTTTTCAAGGTCACTCGATCATTACTCCTGATGTTTGTTTTCCGAGACTTAACAAGACGTGGAAGGCGAATGTGATTTGCATTGTGTGTCCACATTTGAAATTTACATAAACCCTTAAAGCTAGATTCATTGGGTCAGAAGATTACTGATTGTATCTTTTCTGAGACTAGAGGTGAAATGAAACAGAATGATCATCTCATTGGGTAAGCAAGCTACGTagagatttatatatatatatatactgccAAAACGTTCTATGAAAATTTTCCAGTTTTAGTTTGCTTAGTACgggtaaaaatagaaaaaacatGATCAAGGTATTAGATGATATAGTCTAGATGATGTTGTCTTCTCTAGGTAGCAAATAGATTAGGGAGCTTCTTGCTCTTGCGGTTATTTTTCCTCCCCAACAGCCTTCTCCAGAGGCTCCTAACTCCGCTGCTCTTCTTCTGGGGAGTAATGGCGAAGCAGTTTGATTCAGAACCTTTGCTTTTCTTGTCTGAGAGAAGAATATGTTCTAATGCGTCAATGGTTTCATTGTAGACAGAACCGCCTCCTTTTCCGTTTTTATCAGCTGTTTCAGGTTTCTTCTGATGCGTGGGTTCTCCAGTGTCGTCATCTTCTGCCTTCATCTGATCCAAAAGAGATGATCTCTGAGTGGTCAATCTCTTCTCTGGTTTTATCTCTTGTGAAGGTAGTGCAGTAGCTAAGTTGTTCGATTTGTCGGTATGCTGAGGTGTGAGTTTGTCTGAAAGTAAAGCTGCTTCTTTTGAGTTAGTCAATGCTTTGAGCTGCTTTCCGAGGTTAAGAATCGTCTCTTGACACTCGGCTAGCTTTTCAGAAGCTGCAGTTATCTCCAATTCCTGTGTCATCAAACACAGAAGAAAACCTCAGCCTCTCGTCAAAATGTAAGAATTTGATCTTGCGCTGGTTACTTACAGTTCGCATGTTCTGTTGTTCCTCCCGCTTGAGCTCGTTCGCTGAAGCACTGCAACAAGAGTACCACAGGATGCATCATGCATCAGAGATAAATCTATGATTGATCAAAGTGTTCACGCATGCACATACTGTACCTGGCCATCTTGTCCTTTGCCTCTTCTTCAACAATTTTGCTTGTCGGCTCGTGATCTTTGCAAGCTAAAGAGGAAACATCGCTTCCACTCAGCGACTCATCCCATTCGAACTGCTTCTTGATCTCTTCTCTCATGCTTGAAACATTTTGAAGAGAGAAGCAATGGTTCACCATCCATTCCAACACAGAGCTTAACTCTTCTGCAAACTTCTTCATGTCTGCTTTTCTGTCTATTAGATCGTAACAAGTCTGAAGAAACCGCTGCAATACACTACTTAGCTCTGTACTTCTCCACTGCAAGACACGAGCAGTGTAACCCGAAAGCCTTTCATCTTTTAAGCTGACTCCTTCGATAATTCCAACGATTCTGCGGATCCATTTGCTGATATCACACTCTGTGTCTGGTCTACCCTCCACAGTGAGAGTCTCGGTCTGTTTTAAGCTTGTATGGTCTACATCAGTGTGCCTCTGAATTTTCATTGCTTCTGTTGAATCTTCATTAGATTCGTTCTCTACCGGACCAGTAGCTGAAATGGAATCAGAAGAGAAGATAGGAGAGCTTCCAGGTACTGTACTTGTAGCCATTGCAAGCTTCTCCATTTCAGCAAAGTCATCCATCAGTTTCATCTCCGAAACTTTAGGGATCGAGCtcatttgcttcttcttcttcttgaaattCTCCAGGTCTGAAAGCAATGCAGAAGCCCAAGATTCAGAACAGCTAACTTTATCATCATTGTCAAACTCTGGAAACGATGCAAGAGAGACTTCATGGGACACATTGCTCCTCCGGCTTGGCTCAATGTTTGTTGTTGTGCTTTTAGAAGATTCCTCGAGTTCTAGTAGTCTAGAAGCTGTTCTCGAACACATGTTTCTTGAGAACTGAAGCTCACTGGCTTTCTTGTTTAAGGCATCCCTCAGAGTCTTGTTCTCTTCTTCCAGTAAGCATAACTGCTCAGTGAGGTTATTGATCTTTTCTGAATCGATCGTCGCGCCAATAAGGGTTCTTCTCCTTCCTAACATCTCTACTTCGTGTCTCGTTTTGGACAGAGCAACAGGTCCCGGTAACCGTTTCCTGACAAGTATCCGTAACCTTTGACACTCTTGTTCTAGCTTTGCAACTTTCTTCACATTCTCTAAGTTAAGTCTATGAGATGCTTCAGCGGTTCGACGACTAAACTCTCTTTCTTCATTCCGAAGCTCCAACTCTTTCTCCAGCACTCTAATTTCATATCTCAGCGTAACGGTTTCCTTTTCCTTTGACTCTAAACTACCCACCAAAGCATTGAAATCAGACACGATGCGGTCCCTCTCTCTGTTCAAGTCTTCAACTGTTTTGTTCTTTGCTAACAAAGCCTTTGAGAGCCGAGTGTTCTCGCCTTCTGCTTCTGCAAGTTTCTTACACGTGTCCGCCATTTCTGTCTTTACAACATTCAATCTTCTTTCGTATTCATGTGATGCTTTTGTCAAAGCATCATGCATCCTTTGCTCCTGCTCGTCCCGGACAAAACGTAGCTGCAGCATACATTCTTTTAGACCAGCATCTGTGTGACTCGACCTCTCCTCGCTCCTGTGTTTCTCAGTCAAAGCTTCTTCTAGCTTCTTCTTGAGAGATGCTGATTCAGCTTTTGTCTTCTCCCATCCTGTTAACATAAAATGCATATGGGAACAAGTACGACTTGTGAAGagaacaaaaggaaaaaataagATTCGATCACAAGAGCTTAAGATTTAGTAAAGTTACCAATAATTGCTTCTTGCATCTCAGACTTATGCTTACTGCTCTCAGCTTCGAGAGAGGTAAGCTTATCGTTTAGACTTGTAAGGCGATTCTCCAGATGTAATTTGTCAGCGACAAGCTTCTCAATCTAGTTTTAAGAACACAATCAAGCTCATGATCAGCAAAGCTGTATAGGTTTCTCAATCAATGGTGCTTCAGATTTTAGTAcatctttagcaaaaaaagaagcTTGAAGGGCTTTGCTTTTGTCTCACCAAGAAAGACAATTAAAAACATAGTGAAACGAAAGAGTTGAATCTCAAACCAGACCACACTCTGGTATTCAAGTAGTAACGGTAGAAACATGTCTCAAGAAGGGTACATAAGAAGATACATTGTCCAACCTAACAACAAGAAAGACACAAATGTCACATCATTAATGTCCACCTTACCTCTTCATTGGAGGATATGCCATTACTTTGGACAAGGGTTGATTTCTTCTTCCAGGACCATGATGCTTTATGGTCCATCTATTACCCACACAACTACTCTTCAAGACAATATCTTATTACACAAGCAAAAACGAAAGACTTTTTTAGTAACTCATTTGCATAACTTATAAGAAGATAAAATAAAGTCCTGACTTTTTTGGATCCCACATTTCTAAAAAGGACCCACATTTACAGGTGAATGCGACTCAAAATCAAGATTAAGACTGAAGAACAAAACCCCCAAAAAAGAACCCAAAAAAAGTTCCCAAATATAGAATAACAAATCTCCCAAAATGCATAAAAGATAAAGCTCAATCGGTGTGGCTTCTACATgcactaaacaaaaaaaaagttgaaagaCTTTAATAGAAGAAACACATGACGAATCAATAAAGTTAGATTTGTTTTTAACCCACATTAAGAAGATTCGTAGAAAGAAAGccaagaaagaaaccaaaaaacaaaacaaaacaaaaactctaCTCACTTTGAATCGAAAGAAACTAGCACCAGACTCCTCCGATCGTCTGGAGGAAATAACAATGGAGATTAGTAAACAAAGGAGGAAGAGATTGAACAagacaaaagaaataaagataACAGAGGTATTGACAAATGAAAGTGTAAGGAAAAGGGACTGTTTGACGAAGtttaagagagagaagagacagTAGAGTGAGGGAGTGACGTGTCGGGTAGCATCTGATCGAGATGGTCCACGTACGCTTCATGAACGTTGGATCCTACGATACTAGTTACTTAAATGTAAACATGTTTAGAAAAAGTTAAtttgtatttaaatgtaaaCATGTTTATGAATTTAATGGACCTCGGAATGCTTAATACGTTGAGCttataattctatttttattattttattgaaagAGTGAGTAGTAATTAGCTAATTACTAGGAATGCTTTATGCTTACTGGAATAATTATTTGGTTTAAGCGTGCAATCTAATCAACTTTTGAGCAGAGCTTTTGTTTTGTAGTTTACCTTACGATCTCTATCTTAAGACTTAAACTACTGGTATCTTTTAAATGGAAATTAACTCAAAACTAATAACAAGCTTCTCGAATCAAAAAGCATACTAAATTACTTCTTTTTTGTAGGAGGAATATAAccttatttgtattttctttttacataGATGCCTTAACTTAAACTAGCTATTAGCTAATCACTTAAATTAACAAGCAGCATGCGCCTTCTTTATTCAGAGACTTCATACTGGGTCAAATAAAGATTTAATTCGCAAACTAGGTGATTTGTCTTTGTACATGAATCAACACTACTCAAAAGTTTCTAAGATGCTCACTCAGCAGTCGCAAATCAGTGTAACTTTAATCTACttcaatttaaatccaattaatGATGTTACTTTTTAGtgcaattaaaaccaaaaactcGAGTTCAGCATCTCAGATGCTCACTCATCAGTAGCAAACTTTTAGATGATGATGCTTTTTTAGTGCAAGGGACTTGTTGGCAAAGCTGATTTAAAAGTGAATCATAAAAGACTTTTCACCACTCGCAAATTTGCAATAGTAAAAGATAAtccaacccaaaaaaaaacatcattccAAGTCTTGAGTGTGGtccaaaaagaaacaacaatCATAATATCCAGCAAAAGTCTAGAAACGCAAACCAGTTCCCACAAAAATTTTAGTCAATCAgagatagaaagagagagaaagttaagaGTACGAACTCAGACAAAAGCTTACTCATCAGTGATCATTAATGGTAAGTGAAGCCAAGAGATCACTTGGGCTTGCACTCACCTGAGTTGGCTGATTCACGTTTCTCAGCACATCTAATGCCTCTGAAACTTTAGCATTTAGAGCCTCAGGCGACTCGAGCAGATGCAAAACTTCGGTCTGATCCATCTCCAGAAGCATACCCGTCACTTTGGCTGCGTTCTCGTGCTCTATCTGATCCACCAATGGGTATAGAGCCTCTCCCAGCATCTACACAAAccccaaaagaaaacaaaccatGTAAGTAAACTTGCTCTTCTCCAAGCCCTTAAAAACTCGATTTGAATGACCATGCAAGTAATCTTACAGTTCTCTGCTGAGCAGGCGAAGCTTGAGCAAGGGAAGAAGCCAGTGAAGCAGTACCAGCAGGCATATGCTGACCAAGAGGCACTCCATTAACGTCATAAGGTGGAAATGGTCCTGGCATTGGACCTTCGTCGGGCATGTTTCTACCAGGAGGGTAACGGTGTCCACGTCCTCTTGGCATCATCATCTAGACAAGAGAACAAAGTATAAGCAAATGGCCTCAAGGAtcatagtttttttctttttttaaaaaaaatctaaagcacTAACTAACCTGTGGCTGCATAAAGGGCATTGGTTGCTGAGGCTGATGGTGGCGTATGGGTCCATCACCGGGCCGCCTTCCACCTGGTCGTGGGCCTACTTGCTGCATCATCGGCCCGAAGAAGCCTGGCCTCATTCCAGGAACCATCTGAGGCGGAGGCGGATATCCGAATCCAGCCTGGTTCAGAGGGATGACTGCTGGAGGCACTTGACTGTAAAACATGGGTTGTCCAATACCTGGAGCAACACCTGGGAACATAGGCATACGAGGACTCATAGCAGGGATAAAGGCAGGTCTCATCTGAGAAAACTGTGCCTGAAACAACACCATAATAGGTCAAACCAAAGTAAACTGATGATGATAGGTTGGTCAATTTAAGTATAATTAATACCTGCAGCTTAGCCCTTCTTTCTTCCTTCCTTTGTGCAAGAGCCACATACAATGGTTTGCCACTAACCATTTTACCATTCATCTCGTTCAGCTGCAAATagcccccaaaaaaaaaaaaatacataaagaGCAAAAAAATAGAGACTGAACTGAAGTGATCCTTTAAAGCTAAAGTTGTCTTACCACTCTAGAAGCTTCACTGGTAGCAGAAAAGGCAACAAATCCTGATCCTTTGCTAGTACCACTAGGGTCTCTCATAACCTAAAGTAAAGAGATTCAATATCAATCAAGAGACAAAAAGTAAAAAGAGTATGATCAATCAAATCAAATGCAAACAAACAATACTGACCTTGCAGGAAGTGATTGTACCAAACTCAGCAAACAGCTCACGCAACTTTTCATCCGTGACCGTCTCGTCAAGGTTCTTAACATACAAATTCAAACCATCAAACCTGTTTCCGTTCTCCCTCACGCCTTCATCATGTCTTCTGCTCAACTCAAGCTCCCTCTCAGACTTCTTCTGAGCTTTCCCCACATACCACTCCTTGTCATCAAACTTCTTCCCGTTAAGGGCCTCAACAGCACGAGCCGCGTCATCAGCGTCCTCGAAGTTGACGAACCCGAAACACCTGGACCTCCCATCTCCGTCCCTCATCACCACCGCGCTCGAGATACCACCGTACTGTCCGAAAGTGGTCTTCAGCTCATCATCATCCGTCGTCTCCGACAGATTCTTGACAAAGACATTGGTGAACTTCG is a genomic window containing:
- the LOC108812739 gene encoding polyadenylate-binding protein 4, coding for MAQASPPLPPPQVTEGTVAAPDGVNLGSMCSLYIGDLDVSVTDSQLYDYFTEVCPVVSVRVCRDSATNASLGYGYVNYTNIDHAEKAMKALNYTSLNGKMIRVTYSTRDSAARKSGVGNLFVKNLDKSVDNKTLHETFSECGSIASCKVATDHMGQSRGYGFVQFESEDSAKTAIEKLNGRALNGKELFVGPFLKKEERESSAGGDKTKFTNVFVKNLSETTDDDELKTTFGQYGGISSAVVMRDGDGRSRCFGFVNFEDADDAARAVEALNGKKFDDKEWYVGKAQKKSERELELSRRHDEGVRENGNRFDGLNLYVKNLDETVTDEKLRELFAEFGTITSCKVMRDPSGTSKGSGFVAFSATSEASRVLNEMNGKMVSGKPLYVALAQRKEERRAKLQAQFSQMRPAFIPAMSPRMPMFPGVAPGIGQPMFYSQVPPAVIPLNQAGFGYPPPPQMVPGMRPGFFGPMMQQVGPRPGGRRPGDGPIRHHQPQQPMPFMQPQMMMPRGRGHRYPPGRNMPDEGPMPGPFPPYDVNGVPLGQHMPAGTASLASSLAQASPAQQRTMLGEALYPLVDQIEHENAAKVTGMLLEMDQTEVLHLLESPEALNAKVSEALDVLRNVNQPTQVSASPSDLLASLTINDH
- the LOC108813787 gene encoding filament-like plant protein 7; translated protein: MDHKASWSWKKKSTLVQSNGISSNEEIEKLVADKLHLENRLTSLNDKLTSLEAESSKHKSEMQEAIIGWEKTKAESASLKKKLEEALTEKHRSEERSSHTDAGLKECMLQLRFVRDEQEQRMHDALTKASHEYERRLNVVKTEMADTCKKLAEAEGENTRLSKALLAKNKTVEDLNRERDRIVSDFNALVGSLESKEKETVTLRYEIRVLEKELELRNEEREFSRRTAEASHRLNLENVKKVAKLEQECQRLRILVRKRLPGPVALSKTRHEVEMLGRRRTLIGATIDSEKINNLTEQLCLLEEENKTLRDALNKKASELQFSRNMCSRTASRLLELEESSKSTTTNIEPSRRSNVSHEVSLASFPEFDNDDKVSCSESWASALLSDLENFKKKKKQMSSIPKVSEMKLMDDFAEMEKLAMATSTVPGSSPIFSSDSISATGPVENESNEDSTEAMKIQRHTDVDHTSLKQTETLTVEGRPDTECDISKWIRRIVGIIEGVSLKDERLSGYTARVLQWRSTELSSVLQRFLQTCYDLIDRKADMKKFAEELSSVLEWMVNHCFSLQNVSSMREEIKKQFEWDESLSGSDVSSLACKDHEPTSKIVEEEAKDKMASASANELKREEQQNMRTELEITAASEKLAECQETILNLGKQLKALTNSKEAALLSDKLTPQHTDKSNNLATALPSQEIKPEKRLTTQRSSLLDQMKAEDDDTGEPTHQKKPETADKNGKGGGSVYNETIDALEHILLSDKKSKGSESNCFAITPQKKSSGVRSLWRRLLGRKNNRKSKKLPNLFAT